In Mytilus edulis chromosome 3, xbMytEdul2.2, whole genome shotgun sequence, the genomic window CATCATTTAAATTTAGAAGAGCAGAGAGAACAATTTATGCAGGCAGTAAGAAATGTTGGGTAAGTTACTTtaatcataatttatttattttttggttaaaaaaaattattaataagtaaaatagtTTAAATTACATGCAAGACATGTGAGCCAAAATTGTAATGATGGTAGtaataataattttcatttattgttgattaatttaaattgattttgatataaaataaaaagtaactaaataaaaatgtttataaatatgtttcttAGATATGATGGGGAAATGTTTGCGACACTGCTTCAAGAGGAAGTTCACTCTCAAAGGAGAAGAAACAGGGGAGACAGAAAGTTAAGATGGGTTACATACTGTCATTGGGCTTATGCTTTGAAGGTAAGATACTGTtacgtaaaaaaaaattatcaagtaATTTACAGAATGAGAAGTTTGTCTGATCCGTCTATCTAAAGTCTTTCTTTGGCTATTCAGCATTGTTAGAATTGTAATGCCAAGAGCAGTTAAATCATTATTGGAAAAGAAGGGAAGGGGGAGGAGGGGAGGTCATGTTGTTTGTATGTCCCTTGGACTaagtaaattaaatattattgtgCTTCGTTTTGCTAATTGTTTTATTCCTTCTTTGCGTATTCCTGGcttgtgttgtttatttgtttacttgCATACTATTTTGTTTCTTCGATCTTATGTAACATTTCAATTAATTCATATAATATGTTTGTTATACAACAGGATTCTGAAATTGGACCAGACGATGCACAGTATGCATGGCCAAAGGAGGTGCTGAACTATCTTCGTTCTCTAGCACCAATAGACATCAAAGGAGAGATAAAAAAGGTGAGATGATAAACTGATAAGTGACAAAAATGTAGATCATGAATGGATACAATCCTCTCTACATACTATCAAAATATTATTAGTTGGAAATTAAGACATGTTTACCCTATCCACAGCTGACATtgacatttatcatttatatcagAGTAAATCTAATAtgttaacaaaaatatgtacaacatttgtgattataatttaaaaatgaccccccccccccccccacctctTTTCAAATTTGTTATGAACATTTTGATGAATGCAATCACATTTTTAAAGTTGttcaaagttaaaaataaaagattaacaaatgaatgaacaaatttatttggttaaaaagtaattattattttttttttgtaggatgcaTTTCCTGTGACAATGGAAATCTTCTGTAGTATAGTGGCTGAGAAGAAATATTcagttattaaaataaattgatattgatACAAAATAACACAAGTGTTACTTATTCATGTTTGCAAAGGGAAAGACATATTTCTTATCATATTTGAAAATCTTTACATTAttgaatttgatttatttgacAAGTTTGTTTTTTGTGGCCTTTCATGggttttccacatgttttacatTTAGGTTGTCTCTTCCCCTTTTCACTTGG contains:
- the LOC139516178 gene encoding uncharacterized protein, whose translation is MNMPKTPNRRHAHHLNLEEQREQFMQAVRNVGYDGEMFATLLQEEVHSQRRRNRGDRKLRWVTYCHWAYALKDSEIGPDDAQYAWPKEVLNYLRSLAPIDIKGEIKKDAFPVTMEIFCSIVAEKKYSVIKIN